A region of the Deltaproteobacteria bacterium genome:
GCGCCGCTCTGCTGGGCCGTCCAGATTTTGTTGGGTCCAATAATGCGGTGCATATTCTTCGGATATTTCTCGGAATCCCAATCTGTTTGGACCACAGCCGGCCAAATCAGGGCGTCCCAGCGGTAGTCGGTCTGCTTTTTCAGGTTGTTCTTGACTGCGGCCAGACTCGTGAATCCGTATTCATGCCCGGTCTCGCAGCCCTTGTATGAATCAGGAACATTAGAAAATTTAACAGTCAGGGGATAGGAATACTCGTCAATGTATGAAAGATCGAAGGTGTAGCGCGAAGAAGACGGTTCATACAGGTATTCCATGAATGAGTAGGTTACAGCCGCATCGACGTGATAGTTGAAGACGTCTGATGCCTGTCCATTTTCGATGGATTGGGTCAGTTTCTCGTTGGAGAAATAAACACGCATGGATTTGTTCGGAGTCAAGGAAATTTGTTTGCTTTTGCCGTTGGTCAAGGTGAAGGAGGCCTGGGTGGCCTGTGGCTGGAGATACGAAAAATCATAGACGTAGAGGTCTTGACCGGATTTGTTGGTCAAGGTGAAGGCTGTGCTCTTGCCGCCGTCAATGAAAAGCGTAGGGCCGACAACGATCATGCCGGTGGACGGAATGGCTTCGGTTCCGAACAGTCGTTTGGCCGTAAAGCTGAGTTCTCCGGTTGCCTGGTTATAGATCGGGTCGGACAGGGTGACGACCTGAACCTCACCGGTCTCCGTGGCCGTCATGCCGTAGGAGATGGACACGTTGGGGGGCGAATCTCCGAAACGGCTCGGCCAGCTCTGGACGTAGGACAAAATCGGAATGGTCGCGGACAGACGATTCGGGGCGTTCGTGTAGCTAAAGACCGGATCAAAGACGCTTTGGATGGTGAAGGTGTAGGTTCCTTCTGTTGCTGTTGGTTTAAAACTGGCCACATTGCCGAGCAAGACTTCCGACCACTCCAGGGTCGAGGCCTGAGCATTGTTCAGAATGACCAGTTTCACATCCGTGAAGGAGAGGGGCATCTCGGGTTTCTGACTTCCGTCCAGAAAGGTCAGGTTGAAATCGAGCTGGGCGGCGGTCTTGTGATAGACGGGGCTGTCCAGGACACAGAATAGCTCGATGTACTCTTGGGACACAGTCGTACCTCTGAGCAGGGCATTGGGCGGCACCTGTCCGTAGACCTTGGGCCAGGCCGTGTCGATCACGTGGCCCAGCTCGACGAACCCGGCCTTCTGGGCCGGTCGATCGGTGAAATACAGGATGCTTTCCGGAACCGATCCCAGGTTCAGGGAGAATTTGTCGGCGGATTCTCCGTCTGGAGTCAGGAGACCGTTTCCGGCAACCATCTCGTAGATACGCAAGGCTTCGGTGTCGTCGTCGCTGGAACTGTCTCCGGTGCAGCCCACCAGCATGGTGGAAAAAAAGGCCAGAAGAAAAAACCCGAGCCATTGTACGTGTTGTCGTCCCGTTTTCATCGCTTTCTCCGTTGTTGGATATTGGGAAGTATGGCAGGCAGTTCGAGTCGTTTCGGTCGTGACCATGGCCATATTCCAGGCTGACGCGGACCCTCCGCCGATCTTTAGCGTAAGAAATAGACCCGGTCCGCAAACGGGTCAAGAACCAACGCGGATCGTGAGGGGCCAATGCTCAATCGGAGAATTCCATGGACGGCAAGCGTGTCATCCCCTATGTTCCGACCGTCTTCCTCATTTCTCCCGACGTTCAACCCGGAGGTCGAAAATGGCATCCACCCAACATCAAGTCTTCAATATCATGTGTGTTCTGTTGTTATTGGTCCTGTCGATTTCCGGTTCCGGCTGTACGTCCGATTCGGACGGCCCTGACACCAAGAAAAAACTGCAACGAATCCTGAGTTCGGAATGGGAAGCCTTTTCGGCCGGAAAGGCGAATTTCGGAGGCGGATTGGCCTTGCAGGTTCTTTCCCTCAAGGGCGATTACTTCATGTCCACCGACATGGGCGAGGACATGGGCCCGGACCATCGGTTCCGCACGGCCAGCGTGACCAAGACCTTCACCGCCGCGGCCGTCATGTTTCTGGCCGAGCGGGGCCTGCTCGA
Encoded here:
- a CDS encoding class A beta-lactamase-related serine hydrolase, which encodes MVEKKARRKNPSHCTCCRPVFIAFSVVGYWEVWQAVRVVSVVTMAIFQADADPPPIFSVRNRPGPQTGQEPTRIVRGQCSIGEFHGRQACHPLCSDRLPHFSRRSTRRSKMASTQHQVFNIMCVLLLLVLSISGSGCTSDSDGPDTKKKLQRILSSEWEAFSAGKANFGGGLALQVLSLKGDYFMSTDMGEDMGPDHRFRTASVTKTFTAAAVMFLAERGLLDIDDRLTDSIPGQGRPYVPDTPDYDIPNKNQMTIRMVLMHRAGIFDLSNQNIEENEATKDEP